The sequence CGGTGCGCGAACTGGCCGCCGCCGCGCACGCGCACGGCGCCCGGATCGTCCTGGACGCCGCCCAGCTCGCCCCGCACCACCCGGTGTCCGTCGCGGACCTCGACGTCGACTGGATCGCCTTCTCCGGCCACAAGCTGTACGCCCCCTTCGGCTCCGGCGTCCTCGCCGGCCGCGCCGACTGGCTCCGGGCGGCCGAGCCGTACCTCGCGGGCGGCGGCGCCAGCCGCCGGGTGACCCGGCGCGAGGACGGCGGGGTGGACGTCGAGTGGCACGAGAGCGCGGCCCGCCACGAGGCCGGCTCCCCGAACGTCATCGGCGCCTACGCCATCGCCTCCGCCTGCAAGGCCCTCGCCGAGGCCGGCTGGGACACCCTCGTCGCCCGCGAGCGGCACCTGATCGACAAGGTCCGCGCGGGCCTGGCCGAGGTTCCCGAGGTGCGGGTGCTGTCCCTGTTCGGCGACGACGCCCCGCGTGTCGGCGTCCTCTCCTTCGTCGTCCAGGGCTGGAACAGCTCCCACTTCGCCGCCGCGCTCTCCGCCGAGTACGGCATCGGCGTCCGCGACGGCCTCTTCTGCGCCCACCCGCTGGTGCGCACCCTGCTCGGCACCGACCCGGGGACCCAGGGCGAGTGCGGCGCACCGGAGGCGGCGCCCGGCGAGAAGTCCCTCAACGCCATCCGCGTCAGCTTCGGCGCGGGCACTCCCGACGAGCACGTGGAGCGCTTCGTGAACGCCGTCAGGGAACTGGTCCGGGACGGCGCGAAGTGGCGGTACCGCACGGAGGAGGGCCGCTGCGTGCCGGCGGTCTGAGAAGCCCTCCGAAGGAGCACGGGGCCGTACCGGTGAGCGCGGGGCCGTACCGGTACGGCCCCGTCGGCATGGCCGTGCCGGGACCTAGCTGTCCAGGCCGATCGCGAACGCGGCTTCCAGGTCGTGCTGGGAGTAGGTGCGGAACGCCACGTGCGTGTCCGTGGCCTGCACGCCGGGGATCTTGCTGATGCGGCCGGGGATGACCTCGGCGAGGTCCTCGTGCCGGGCGACCCGGACCATGGCGATCAGGTCGTAGGTGCCGGTGACCGAGAAGACCTCGCTCACGCTGTCCAGCGCGGCGATCCGCTCCGCGATCTCGGGGATCCGGTCCACGCTGGTCTTGATCAGAACGATCGCGGTGATCACGGTTGTCTCTCTCCCTCGGTGACCGGAGCCGGTGCGTCCTTCACTCTAGTGGTACGCCCGTAGCGCACCCACGCGTAGCCGAAGCCGAGGCCGAAGCCCACCAGGTGGGCGAGGTAGGCCACCCCCGGCCCGTCGGAGGCGCGCCCGGCCGCCAGCCACTGCAGGGCCGCCCAGCAGGGCAGCACCACCCAGGCCGGGAAGCGCAGCGGCAGGAAGAACAGGAACGGCAGCAGACTGGTCACCCGTGCGCGGGGGAACAGGTACAGAAAGGCTCCGAGGACCGCAGAGACCGCTCCGGAGGCGCCGACCAGCGACTGCCCGGAGGCGGCGTTGGCCACCGCGTAGCCGAGCAGGGCGCCGCAGCCGCAGCCGACGTAGAAGAGAGCGAACTCCACCCGGCCCATCCGTTCCTCGGTCATCGCTCCGAAGACGAAGAGGAAGAGCATGTTGCCGAGCAGGTGCACCCAGCTGCCGTGCACGAACAGCGCGGTGGCCGGGGTCAGCGCGGCCCCGGCCGGCCCGTCGAACAGCTCGGCCGGGACCACGCCCCAGCGCCGGAAGTACGCCCGCTGCGCGGCGAGCAGGGCGTCCCCCGTGCCGTACCCCGGCACCAGCCCGGAGGCCGGGCCGAGGACGAAGAGCACACAGCACAGGGCGATGAGGGCGTACGTCACCGGCGCCGAGGTGTCCCGGACCGCCCTGAAGGTCCTGCCGGCCGCCGTGCTCCTGGAGCTGATCATGACTACAGAGCATGACGTAACGGGACGCAACCCGACAGACCGCCTCGCCGCCGTGAACGGACGGGCGGCGAGCGCCCGGCAGGCCGTAGGGTTACGAGCCACACGCGTCGGGGAGCGGCGCGGACCGACCCGAGAAGGAAGCGAACCAGCGCGATGACGGTTCCCCTGCCGACCGCCACGACCCGGTGGCGCTGCGCCCTCTGCGGCAACCTCACCCGTTTCGACGTGACCCGCTCGTCGAAGGTCGTC comes from Streptomyces sp. SCL15-4 and encodes:
- a CDS encoding rhomboid family intramembrane serine protease; the encoded protein is MISSRSTAAGRTFRAVRDTSAPVTYALIALCCVLFVLGPASGLVPGYGTGDALLAAQRAYFRRWGVVPAELFDGPAGAALTPATALFVHGSWVHLLGNMLFLFVFGAMTEERMGRVEFALFYVGCGCGALLGYAVANAASGQSLVGASGAVSAVLGAFLYLFPRARVTSLLPFLFFLPLRFPAWVVLPCWAALQWLAAGRASDGPGVAYLAHLVGFGLGFGYAWVRYGRTTRVKDAPAPVTEGERQP
- a CDS encoding aminotransferase class V-fold PLP-dependent enzyme; translation: MSVSTAAADQSLCTPLPVLGRDVTVPLVTGGEVTYAALDYAASAPALQRVWDDVAAYAPYYGSVHRGAGYLSQLSTDLFENARGTVAEFLDCRAGDQVVFTRSTTDSLNLLARVVPAGCQVFVFETEHHASLLPWQHAEVTYLDAPRTPGQAVQILERALADRDPYGPALVCVTGASNVTGELWPVRELAAAAHAHGARIVLDAAQLAPHHPVSVADLDVDWIAFSGHKLYAPFGSGVLAGRADWLRAAEPYLAGGGASRRVTRREDGGVDVEWHESAARHEAGSPNVIGAYAIASACKALAEAGWDTLVARERHLIDKVRAGLAEVPEVRVLSLFGDDAPRVGVLSFVVQGWNSSHFAAALSAEYGIGVRDGLFCAHPLVRTLLGTDPGTQGECGAPEAAPGEKSLNAIRVSFGAGTPDEHVERFVNAVRELVRDGAKWRYRTEEGRCVPAV
- a CDS encoding Lrp/AsnC family transcriptional regulator, producing MITAIVLIKTSVDRIPEIAERIAALDSVSEVFSVTGTYDLIAMVRVARHEDLAEVIPGRISKIPGVQATDTHVAFRTYSQHDLEAAFAIGLDS